One region of Mus pahari chromosome 16, PAHARI_EIJ_v1.1, whole genome shotgun sequence genomic DNA includes:
- the LOC115065615 gene encoding histone H4, whose protein sequence is MSGRGKGGKGLGKGGAKRHRKVLRDNIQGITKPAIRRLARRGGVKRISGLIYEETRGVLKVFLENVIRDAVTYTEHAKRKTVTAMDVVYALKRQGRTLYGFGG, encoded by the coding sequence ATGTCTGGACGTGGTAAGGGTGGTAAAGGCCTTGGCAAAGGCGGCGCTAAGCGCCACCGTAAGGTCCTTCGTGATAACATCCAGGGCATCACCAAGCCCGCCATCCGCCGCCTGGCCCGGCGCGGAGGAGTGAAGCGCATCTCCGGCCTCATCTACGAGGAGACCCGTGGTGTGCTGAAGGTGTTCCTGGAGAACGTGATCCGCGACGCTGTCACCTACACGGAGCACGCCAAGCGCAAGACCGTCACCGCCATGGACGTGGTCTACGCGCTCAAGCGCCAGGGCCGCACCCTCTATGGCTTCGGCGGTTAA
- the Hfe gene encoding hereditary hemochromatosis protein isoform X1, whose translation MSLSAGLPVRLLLLLLLLLWSVAPQARPPRSHSLRYLFMGASEPDLGLPLFEARGYVDDQLFVSYNHESRRAEPRTPWILGQTSSQMWLHLSQSLKGWDYMFIVDFWTIMGNYNHSKVTKLGVVPESHILQVALGCELHEDNSTSGFWRYGYDGQDHLEFCPKTLNWSAAEPGAWATKVEWDDYKIRAKQNRDYLEKDCPEQLKRLLELGRGVLGQQVPTLVKVTRRWASTGTSLRCQALNFFPQNITMRWLKDNQPLDAKDVSPKNVLPNGDETYQGWLTLAVAPGDETRFTCQVEHPGLDQPLIASWEPLPSQAMIIGIISGVTICAIVVGILFLILRKRKASGGTMGGYVLTDCE comes from the exons ATGAGCCTATCAGCTGGGCTCCCtgtgcggctgctgctgctgttgctgctactgctgtggTCCGTGGCCCCGCAGGCACGGCCACCGC GTTCACATTCTCTGCGATACCTCTTCATGGGTGCCTCAGAGCCAGACCTCGGGCTGCCTTTGTTTGAGGCTAGGGGCTATGTGGATGACCAGCTCTTTGTGTCCTACAATCATGAGAGCCGTCGTGCTGAGCCCAGGACCCCGTGGATCTTGGGGCAGACCTCAAGCCAGATGTGGCTGCATCTGAGTCAGAGCCTGAAAGGGTGGGATTACATGTTCATAGTGGACTTCTGGACCATCATGGGCAACTATAACCACAGTAAGG TCACGAAGCTGGGAGTGGTGCCCGAGTCCCATATCCTGCAGGTGGCCCTAGGCTGTGAGCTACATGAGGATAACAGTACCAGTGGCTTCTGGAGATATGGCTATGACGGGCAAGATCACCTGGAATTCTGCCCCAAGACACTAAACTGGAGCGCAGCTGAGCCAGGGGCCTGGGCCACCAAGGTGGAATGGGATGACTACAAGATCCGTGCCAAGCAGAACAGGGACTACCTGGAGAAGGACTGCCCTGAGCAGCTGAAACGGctcctggagctggggagaggggttCTGGGACAGCAAG TGCCTACTTTGGTGAAAGTGACTCGCCGCTGGGCCTCTACGGGGACCTCTCTAAGGTGTCAGGCTCTGAACTTCTTCCCTCAGAACATCACTATGAGGTGGTTGAAGGACAACCAGCCACTGGATGCCAAGGATGTCAGCCCCAAGAATGTGCTGCCTAACGGGGATGAGACCTATCAGGGCTGGCTGACCTTGGCTGTGGCTCCTGGAGACGAGACAAGGTTCACCTGTCAAGTGGAGCACCCAGGCCTGGACCAGCCTCTCATTGCCTCTTGGG AGCCCTTGCCGTCTCAGGCCATGATTATTGGAATCATCAGTGGGGTCACAATCTGTGCCATCGTGGTTGGAATTCTGTTCCTAATCTTAAGGAAAAGGAAGGCTTCAG GAGGAACCATGGGTGGCTATGTCTTAACAGACTGTGAGTGA
- the Hfe gene encoding hereditary hemochromatosis protein isoform X2, whose translation MPGSHSLRYLFMGASEPDLGLPLFEARGYVDDQLFVSYNHESRRAEPRTPWILGQTSSQMWLHLSQSLKGWDYMFIVDFWTIMGNYNHSKVTKLGVVPESHILQVALGCELHEDNSTSGFWRYGYDGQDHLEFCPKTLNWSAAEPGAWATKVEWDDYKIRAKQNRDYLEKDCPEQLKRLLELGRGVLGQQVPTLVKVTRRWASTGTSLRCQALNFFPQNITMRWLKDNQPLDAKDVSPKNVLPNGDETYQGWLTLAVAPGDETRFTCQVEHPGLDQPLIASWEPLPSQAMIIGIISGVTICAIVVGILFLILRKRKASGGTMGGYVLTDCE comes from the exons ATGCCAG GTTCACATTCTCTGCGATACCTCTTCATGGGTGCCTCAGAGCCAGACCTCGGGCTGCCTTTGTTTGAGGCTAGGGGCTATGTGGATGACCAGCTCTTTGTGTCCTACAATCATGAGAGCCGTCGTGCTGAGCCCAGGACCCCGTGGATCTTGGGGCAGACCTCAAGCCAGATGTGGCTGCATCTGAGTCAGAGCCTGAAAGGGTGGGATTACATGTTCATAGTGGACTTCTGGACCATCATGGGCAACTATAACCACAGTAAGG TCACGAAGCTGGGAGTGGTGCCCGAGTCCCATATCCTGCAGGTGGCCCTAGGCTGTGAGCTACATGAGGATAACAGTACCAGTGGCTTCTGGAGATATGGCTATGACGGGCAAGATCACCTGGAATTCTGCCCCAAGACACTAAACTGGAGCGCAGCTGAGCCAGGGGCCTGGGCCACCAAGGTGGAATGGGATGACTACAAGATCCGTGCCAAGCAGAACAGGGACTACCTGGAGAAGGACTGCCCTGAGCAGCTGAAACGGctcctggagctggggagaggggttCTGGGACAGCAAG TGCCTACTTTGGTGAAAGTGACTCGCCGCTGGGCCTCTACGGGGACCTCTCTAAGGTGTCAGGCTCTGAACTTCTTCCCTCAGAACATCACTATGAGGTGGTTGAAGGACAACCAGCCACTGGATGCCAAGGATGTCAGCCCCAAGAATGTGCTGCCTAACGGGGATGAGACCTATCAGGGCTGGCTGACCTTGGCTGTGGCTCCTGGAGACGAGACAAGGTTCACCTGTCAAGTGGAGCACCCAGGCCTGGACCAGCCTCTCATTGCCTCTTGGG AGCCCTTGCCGTCTCAGGCCATGATTATTGGAATCATCAGTGGGGTCACAATCTGTGCCATCGTGGTTGGAATTCTGTTCCTAATCTTAAGGAAAAGGAAGGCTTCAG GAGGAACCATGGGTGGCTATGTCTTAACAGACTGTGAGTGA